The sequence below is a genomic window from bacterium.
GCCGACCAGATGGGGGCCGTGATGATGGCCTACGGCGTGCTCGCTGCGCTCATGGCACGCGAGCGACATGGCATCGGCCAGGCCGTGGATGCCTCGCATCTCGGCAGCATGATGTGGCTCCAGGGGCTCTCCCTCGGGATGCTATGCATGGCCGGCATTCCCTTCCCTCGCAGCTTTCGAAAGCAGGCCTTCAACCCGCTCTGGAACCACTACGCGTGCGGCGACGGAGAGTGGCTCGCCCTCGCCATGCTCCAACCCGATCGCTACTGGGCGGAATTCACGAAGGCGATCGGCCGGCCCGAGCTGGCGACGGACGAACGCTTTGCGGATATCGCCGCCCGCTCCGAGCATGCCGACGAATGCGTTGCGATCATCGATGAGGCCTTTGCCTCGGCACCCCGAGACGAATGGATCCGCCGGCTGCGAGAAGCCCCCGGCGATTTCATCTTCACCGTGTTGAACTCGGTCGCCGACCTGCCGGACGATCCGCAGGTAAAGGCCAATGACTACATCGTTGAGGTCGACCATCCCCAGCATGGCCCGACCTCGATGCTTGGCGTTCCCGTGCGTCTGCGCGAGACGCCTGGCAGCATCCGCACAGCCGCCCCGGAGCTTGGCCAACACACGGAAGAGGTGTTGATGGACGTGGCCGGCTACGACTGGGACCGCATCAGTGCCCTACGCGAAAAGGGGATTCTCTAGGCATGACGGGCGGAAACCCACGAGGGCAAGTGCAGCAAATCAGCCTGGCCGAAGCCCGCGGGCTCTTCCTGGCAGGCCAGGGCTTCGCCCGGCCTCGGCCTCGAAAGACGACGCCTGCCGCCCTCCAGCGTGGCATCGAGAAGCTCGGATTCGTACAGGTGGACTCGATCCAGGTTCTGGAACGGGCCCACCACCTGATCCTGTCCGCGCGCTTTCGGGGTTACCGCCCCGCACAGTTGAGACGCTTGCTCGAGGACCGGCGCAGCCTCTTCGAACATTGGACCCACGATGCCGCCGTCCTGCCGACGAGCCTCTTGCCCTATTGGACGTTTCGTTTCGACCGCTACGCAACCCTGACACGGGCGCGTTTCGCGAAACGCAGTGGAGGCGCGCGCGGCTTCCCGTCGCTACTCGCAGAAGTACGCGAACGCATCGAGCAGGAAGGGCCTCTGCTCTCATCAGACTTTGAAGCACCGCCGGGGCAAGCCAAGAACGGTTGGTGGAGCTGGAAGCCCGCCAAACACGCGCTCGAATATCTCTGGCGCACGGGCGAACTCGCCATTGCCGGGCGCGATCGTTTCCAGAAGCGCTACGACCTCTTCCACCGCGTTCACCCGGAGCACGAGGACGCCGACCGCGTCCAACTCGAGAGCTATCTCGATTGGGCGATCCCGGCTGCCCTCGAAAGGCTCGGGCCGGCTCGGCCCAGAGAGCTCGCCCAATTCTGGGGCGGCGTCACGGCCGCAGAAGCCCGGAGCTGGTGCGAAGCCGCCCTTCGCGACGGCCGGTTGATCGAAGTCGAAGTGGAGGCGGGCGGCCCCCAGTTTGCCCTCCCCCAGGTCACACGGCAGATCGGCCGCCTCCGCCAAGCCCCGGACGAGCTCAGGCTCCTTTGCCCCTTCGACCCCCTCCTCCACGATCGTCAGCGAACCGAACGCCTCTTCGGTTTCGCCTATCGCTTCGAGGGCTTCATCCCCGAAGCCAAACGCCGCGATGGCTACTATGTGCTCTCGGTCCTGCAAGGCGACCAGCTGATCGCCCGCTTCGACCCGAAGCTCGATCGCAGAGCCCGCGTGCTCCACATCCGGAGTCTCCGCTGGGAACGGGGCGCCCGCACCCCCCAACGAAGGGATGCCCTCACCGAAGCCCTGAAGGAACTCGCCACAACCCTGGGTGCCGAAAAAGTCAACGGGCGGGGACGGAGTTGACAATTGACTTGTTGAAAGGGGGCGTTGCCCACTTTCAACAAGTCAATTGTCAACTCCGTCCCCGCCCGTTGACTTTTTCACGCTACCCTCGGCCGCCATGGCGAAGAAACAAGAGCAGGAGTCTGCGAGCACTGAGGTGACAGAGGTTGGGCGCAATGTGCTTCGCATGCAGCTGCCGATCCGCATGCCGGGCCTTGGCCACGTCAACATGTACGCACTCCTCGACGATGAAGGCGCCGCCATCGTCGATCCCGGGCTTCCGGGCACCGCGACCTGGAAGGCGATCAAGGAACGACTGAAGCAGGCCGACCTGCGGGTGAAGGATGTCCACACGGTCATCGTCACCCACTCGCATCCAGACCACTTCGGCGGTGCCGGGCGTTTCGCGAAGGAAGCCGGGGCCGAGGTCGTTGCCCACGCAGATTTCCGCTTCGGTGTGCTCGAATCCAGCGACCAGGCGGAGGTTTCCGTCGAGGACCTTTCCTCTGCGGAGGACGATGCGAACCACCGCCGGGTGATTCGAGGCTGGAACCACAAGACGCCGTGGGGCGGCGAGCAGCCGCGACCCGGTCTTCGGATCCGGCTCAAATGGAGAGCGGCACGTTTGCTCGGCAGTACCTTCATTCCCACGATCTCGAAGCCCGTGCACGCAGGTGATGTCCTCAGGCTGGCTGGGCGCGAGTGGTTCGTGACCCATACGCCCGGCCACACGGAAGACCATATCTGCCTCCATTCTCCGGAGGAGGGATTGTTCCTCGCCGGCGATCATGTGCTCCCGACGATCACGCCTCATATCTCCGGCCTGGCACTCTCCCAGGACCCCCTCGACAACTTCTTCGATTCCCTCGATCTTGTCGGTGCGCTTGAGAACGTCGATCTCGCCCTGCCCGCCCATGGCCACCCGTTCGGAGATCTGAAGGGCCGTACCGAAGCCATCAAGGAACACCACTACGAACGGCTGGATACGGTGAAACGCATCGGCCGAGAGCTCGGCTCAGCCACCGTGCAGGCATTCTCCGAGAAGCTCTTCAAGCCGCGCAGCTGGGGCGGGATGGCCGAGAGCGAAACCTACGCCCACCTCGAGCATCTGCGCGTCGCTGGCCATGCCGAGATGCATCGCAACGCCGAGGGGATGCTCGAGTACGAGACCAGCTAGCGGCGCGATGAATTCGCCGACGACGAAACGCTTGTGGCTGTGGCGCCACGCGAAGGCCAGCGTGGGAGACCCGCGCCAATCCGATGCCGAGCGTGCACTCAAACCGAAGGGATTGCGAGCGGCGGCCGAGATGGCAGCGACTCATCTCAGCGACCCCCCTGACCTCGTGCTCTGCTCGCCCGCGCTGCGCGCCCGTGAGACCCTGTCTCAAGCTGAAGCCCTCTGGACGGACGCGCCGACCCTCCGTATCGAGGCCGATCTCTATCTGGCCGAGCCGGTGGATCTTCTCGAGTTCATCCACCAACTCGACGAGGAAACCCGGAGTGTCCTCATCGTCGGGCACCAACCGGGGCTCGGTGAACTCGTTCATTTGCTGGTTGGAGGCGGCGAACCGCGCGCCCTCGCGGCCTTGGCCCGCGGCGTTCGAACCGCCGCCCTCGCTGAACTCCACCTCGACATTCCGGTCTGGCGAGATGCCGGGGCGGAGTGCGCGTTCCTCGCAGCCTTCAACACGCCAACTACCTAGCGGCAGATCCAGCTGCGTCGGACGGCCGCTGCTGAGCCCCAGACGGGTACCTGCCCTACCATCGTCGCCCCGTCCACTGACGCCCAAGGGGTTCTTCCAACCGCGCCATGCAGGATCGACCGACCTCCGCCGAGCTACTCGAAACCGTCGCCGACCTCCTGGAAGAGCAGCTGATGCCCGCAACGCAGGGTGCCGTGCGTCACCAGGTGCGCGTGGCCGGGAATTTGTGTCGGATCCTGGAGCGAGAGGCCCGCCTCGGCCCGTCCCAGGACGAGCGGGAGGCAGAGCTGCTTCGCTCCGTTCTGGACCACCCGGCGGCCGAAGGCGCGAACACCTTGGAACTCAACCGCGAACTCGTGAAGACCTTGAAACGGGCAGAGGATCCCGAACTCGAGCGGCGAGCCTGGCAAGCCCTCCTCGAAATCGTCCGCGGCAAACTCGCCATCGCGAAACCCGGCCACGATGCATTCGATTTCGAGGGCGAGCTACCGGAATGAGCCCTCCGCCGGATCTGAAGAGCGGCCTGGAACGCGCCCTCGGCGAACTCTGGCAGACACCCGTCGAAGTTTCCGAGATCGGCGTGGCCACCACCGGAGCCCGCCGCCGCAACATCCTGTTCGACGCCACGCGGAAGAACGAAACGCTCCCGCTCGTCGCAACGATCATCCCGAATCCCGCGATGCAGGTGATGGCGATGACCGTCGAAGCGGCGAGCCTGCGCCTGGCCTTCGATCAAGGCATGCCCGTGCCCCAGCTGCATGGCGTGTGGGAAGACCCGGCCTACGTAGGCGGGCCGTTCTTCATCACCTCCCGCATCGAAGGCGAAACGATTCCCCGTCAGGTCCTTCGCCTGGTCGAGGCCGAGCCCTCGCTCGGCCCGCGCCTCGCACGCCAATGCGGCGAGGCCTTGGCCAAACTGCATTCGGCCGATCCAACTCGGGTCCCCTCGGGCATCCTCCGCCCGGACCCCGGCGAGAGCCCGATCGACCAGGGCATCGCGACCCTCGAAGCGTTGGCCCGGGATCTCCTCCAGCCTTCTCCCAGCTTCACGCTTGGCTTGCAGTGGCTCGAGCGTCATGCGCCGGCTCCTCCCGACGCAGCCAGCCTCGTGCACGGCGATTTCCGCAATGGCAACCTGATCGTCGCCCCGGACGGCCTGCGGGCGGCGCTGGATTGGGAGCTCGCCCACCTCGGAGATCCGATGCGCGATCCGGCCTGGCTTTGTCAGCGCATGTGGCGCTTCCGGAACGACCATCTCGAGGTCGGCGGTTTCGGCTCCCGAGAGGCGTTGCAGGCGGGCTACGAATCGGCCGGCGGCTTGTGGCGGGAAGACGCCTTTCATTGGTGGAAGGTCCACGGAACCTTGAGCTGGGGCCTCGGCCTCGCCGGCCAGGCCCGGGCACATATCGATGGTGTCGTGCCATCGATCGTAATGGCCGCCAGCGGCCGACGCGTGGCCGAGCTCGAGTACGACCTGCTGCGCATGATCCAACACGACTACGCCTGACGCGCCGCCCGCCTGGCCTCGCGCGTCACCTTCTTGGGCTTGGGAGCACCTACTCCTGGGGAGACTTCCATGAAACAGCGAACGATCCTGGTGGTGGACCACTCCATGGCCGTACGAAAGGCCTTGCGCCTGCTGCTGCGTTCTCGCGGCTTCGAGGCCCAGGCCGCCGAAACACCCACAGAAGCGGTTCGGGCCTCGAGGCGCGAAGTTCCGGCGGCTCTCGTGGTGGGCCGGAGCCCTCTCGGAGGCGGAGCGCTTTCCCCGAGTGTCCAATTGCGCAATGAACCCTCATTGGTGGGCATCCCGCT
It includes:
- a CDS encoding CoA transferase — encoded protein: MPMPLEGIRVLDWTIWQQGPVCSAMLGDLGADVIKIEQRGSGDPGRYLAAVGGSTAEGRPNWYFEANNRNKKSITLDLKKPEAVQVIFDLIRESDVFVQNFRFGVADRLGIGYEALKEINPKLIYASATGYGPEGPDRADPSFDHLGLARSGIMNAAGEPDMPPLGIAGGIADQMGAVMMAYGVLAALMARERHGIGQAVDASHLGSMMWLQGLSLGMLCMAGIPFPRSFRKQAFNPLWNHYACGDGEWLALAMLQPDRYWAEFTKAIGRPELATDERFADIAARSEHADECVAIIDEAFASAPRDEWIRRLREAPGDFIFTVLNSVADLPDDPQVKANDYIVEVDHPQHGPTSMLGVPVRLRETPGSIRTAAPELGQHTEEVLMDVAGYDWDRISALREKGIL
- a CDS encoding winged helix-turn-helix domain-containing protein; the protein is MQQISLAEARGLFLAGQGFARPRPRKTTPAALQRGIEKLGFVQVDSIQVLERAHHLILSARFRGYRPAQLRRLLEDRRSLFEHWTHDAAVLPTSLLPYWTFRFDRYATLTRARFAKRSGGARGFPSLLAEVRERIEQEGPLLSSDFEAPPGQAKNGWWSWKPAKHALEYLWRTGELAIAGRDRFQKRYDLFHRVHPEHEDADRVQLESYLDWAIPAALERLGPARPRELAQFWGGVTAAEARSWCEAALRDGRLIEVEVEAGGPQFALPQVTRQIGRLRQAPDELRLLCPFDPLLHDRQRTERLFGFAYRFEGFIPEAKRRDGYYVLSVLQGDQLIARFDPKLDRRARVLHIRSLRWERGARTPQRRDALTEALKELATTLGAEKVNGRGRS
- a CDS encoding MBL fold metallo-hydrolase; this translates as MAKKQEQESASTEVTEVGRNVLRMQLPIRMPGLGHVNMYALLDDEGAAIVDPGLPGTATWKAIKERLKQADLRVKDVHTVIVTHSHPDHFGGAGRFAKEAGAEVVAHADFRFGVLESSDQAEVSVEDLSSAEDDANHRRVIRGWNHKTPWGGEQPRPGLRIRLKWRAARLLGSTFIPTISKPVHAGDVLRLAGREWFVTHTPGHTEDHICLHSPEEGLFLAGDHVLPTITPHISGLALSQDPLDNFFDSLDLVGALENVDLALPAHGHPFGDLKGRTEAIKEHHYERLDTVKRIGRELGSATVQAFSEKLFKPRSWGGMAESETYAHLEHLRVAGHAEMHRNAEGMLEYETS
- a CDS encoding histidine phosphatase family protein translates to MNSPTTKRLWLWRHAKASVGDPRQSDAERALKPKGLRAAAEMAATHLSDPPDLVLCSPALRARETLSQAEALWTDAPTLRIEADLYLAEPVDLLEFIHQLDEETRSVLIVGHQPGLGELVHLLVGGGEPRALAALARGVRTAALAELHLDIPVWRDAGAECAFLAAFNTPTT
- a CDS encoding phosphotransferase family protein, coding for MSPPPDLKSGLERALGELWQTPVEVSEIGVATTGARRRNILFDATRKNETLPLVATIIPNPAMQVMAMTVEAASLRLAFDQGMPVPQLHGVWEDPAYVGGPFFITSRIEGETIPRQVLRLVEAEPSLGPRLARQCGEALAKLHSADPTRVPSGILRPDPGESPIDQGIATLEALARDLLQPSPSFTLGLQWLERHAPAPPDAASLVHGDFRNGNLIVAPDGLRAALDWELAHLGDPMRDPAWLCQRMWRFRNDHLEVGGFGSREALQAGYESAGGLWREDAFHWWKVHGTLSWGLGLAGQARAHIDGVVPSIVMAASGRRVAELEYDLLRMIQHDYA
- a CDS encoding response regulator; the encoded protein is MKQRTILVVDHSMAVRKALRLLLRSRGFEAQAAETPTEAVRASRREVPAALVVGRSPLGGGALSPSVQLRNEPSLVGIPLIEVPRVDEIVREIDGGWEYCGTAARDLLARVQHFAGNRPLGPNPFEVEHQPEA